The nucleotide window AGCGGCGCCGCCTCGGCCAGTTCGAACCGGCCGCCCGCCAGATAGCGGATGATCAGGGCGACTCCGGCGACGAGCCCGGCGACGAATCCGCCGCCCGGCATGTTCTCCGCGCAGAACAGCAGGTACACGGAGAGGACCAGGATGGGGTGGAAGAGCAGCCGCGCCGTCACTTCCAGGACGACGGAGCGGTGTTCCGGCGCGAGGGTCTCGCCCGCCGCCAGCCAGCTCCGCTCGGGTGCCGATTCGTCCCCGTGCGGCAGTCCGGTCAGCCGGGAAGTGGTCAGGGACCAGGCGGTGCGCCCCCGTAGATCCTCCTGAGCCATCGGTCCCTCGCTGCGGCGGTGCCGGTAGATCAGGCTGGTCACGCCGATCGCCGCGGCGGCGAGCACCGCGGACTCCCCCATCGTGTCCCAGGACCGCAGGTCCACGAGGATGGTGGCCACCACGTCCTTGAGTCCGTGCCGTGCGGTCTCCTCGACCATCGCGGCGCCCGCCGGTTCCGCGGTGCGTGCCGCCGCCGCGACCCACACGACCACGCCCACCGTGCCCGCCGCGGCCAGCGCGAGCGGGATGCGGGCGGCGCGCCGCCAGGCACTGACCGACTCCTCGAAGCGCACCGGCATCCTGCGCAGGACGAGCACGAACACGACCATCGACACGGTCTCGACGCAGAACTGGGTGAGGGCCAGGTCGGGTGCTCCCTGGACGACGAACAGCAGGGCGGCCCCGTATCCGGTCAGCCCCGCCAGGACCACGCCCTTCATCCGGCGGCTGACCGTCAGACAGGACAGCCCGGCCGCGCACGTCAGCACCGCCACGGCGCCCTGGAGCGGGACGTCCCACAGCCGGGGGCCCGCCACCCCGCGCCAGGGCCGGTCGGTCACGAGCACGGCCAGCTGTCCGGCCAGCAGCACCGCCAGGATGGTGGCCAGATAGCCGGTGAGCGAGCCGCGCTGGACGAAACCGGTGATCTGGAGGGCGAGGCGTTCCAGGCCGAGGAGGAGATGGCCGAAGACGCTGTCCGCTGTCGGCCACGCGATCCGCCGGGAGATCCGGGTGACGGTGGAGCGCCCGGCGAAGAGCACCGCACCGCCCGCCCAGGCGAGCACCGACAGGAGCAGGGCGATGCCGAAGCCGTGCCAGAGGGAGAGGTGGTACGGATGTGCGGGCGCGGGGAACGTGTCCGCGTAGGCGGCGAACAGCCGGTCGGTCCAGCCGACGCCGGGCCCCAGTACCAGGCCACAGACCGCCAGGAGGGCGGGAGGCGCGAGGAAGGCCTGGCCCACCCGGTGTACGGGGGTGTCAGGGACGCCGGGTTTACGGGCGAAGGCGCCCCACACGAACCGTACGGTGTACGCGGTGGTCAGCGCCGAACCCACGACCGTGGCGGCCAGGACCCACCGGTCCACGGGGTTCCCCTCCAGCAGCGCTTCGAAGGCCGCCTCCTTGGCCGCGAAGCCGAGGAACGGAGGAAGCGCGGCCATGGAGGCGGCCGCGAGCACGGCGACCGCGCACACGTGGGGCAGGGCCCGGCCGACGCCGGAGAGTCTTCGCAGGTCGCGGGTGCCGGCGGCATGGTCGACGATGCCGGTGACGAGGAACAGGGGCGCCTTGAACAGGGCGTGTCCCAGGATCATGACAGCGGCGGCGAGGGCCGCGTCGCGGTTGCCCGCGCCGGCGAGGACGGTGAGGAAGCCGAGCTGGCTGACGGTTCCGTAGGCGAGGACCAGCTTGAGATCGTGCAGGCGCAGTGCGCGCCAGCCGCCGAGCAGCATGGTGGCGGCGCCGAGCACCAGGACGACGGGCCGCCAGACCGGCACGTCGGCGAAGGCAGGGGCGAGCCGTGCCACCAAATACACCCCGGCCTTGACCATCGCGGCGGCGTGCAGATAGGCGCTGACCGGTGTGGGCGCGGCCATCGCGTTCGGCAGCCACAGGGAGAACGGCCAGATCGCGGACTTGGACAGGGCGCCGCACAGCACCAGGACCACGGCGACGGAGACGGCGGGCGTGGCCTCGGGCGGATCGGCCACGATCGTGGAGATCCGGTAGGTGCCGGCCGTCTGACCGATGATCAGGAAGCCGACGAGCATCGCGAGGCCGCCGGACGCCGTCACGGTCAGTGCCTGGAGCGCCGAGCGGCGGTTGGACTTCCGCTCGCTGCCGTATCCGATCAGCAGGAACGAGAAGACCGTGGTCAGTTCCCAGAACACGTAGAGCGAGATCAGGTCGTCGGCGAGGACCAGGGCGAGCATGGCACCGGCGAAGGCCAGCAGGTTCCCGGCGAATCCGGCCAGGCCCGGGGCGTCGTCGTCGAAGTACGAGGCGCAGTAGAGCAGCACCAGCGTGCCGATGCCGGCCGCGAGCAGCACCATCAGTTCGGCGAGCGCGTCCAGACGCAGGGACACGGAGACGTCGTACGCCGGCATCCACTGCCACGACCAGCTGACCGGCTCCCCTGACGCCGCGCCCTCCCACCGGACCGCCGCCCAGACCGTGGCGGCGGCCGGGGGCACCGCGAGTACGAGGAAGGCACGTCTGCCGAGACGGCGCACCAACGGGCCCGCACAGGCCGCCAGCACGAAGTGGCAGACGATGAGCGCGGTCATGAAGCGGGGGGCTGAGGAGCTTCCTGGACAAAGGGCACTGAGTACAGATATATCGCACCGTGCCGTTCACTCGGACGCCGCGCCGCGCCGCGCCCGGAGCGGTTCGGTTCCGCTTCCGGTTCCGCTTCCGGTGCCGCTCCGGTGCCTCCGCCGGTTCAGATGTGGCGGGCGCAGTCGCCGCTGTGGTCGCAGTACGGCGCGTGCCCGGTCCTCCGGCAGCCGCAGAGCATCACCCGGGTCTCATGGCGGGGGCCCTGGGCGGTGACCACTTCGAGGTTCCCGCGCAGGTGGAGTACGCCGTCGGAGTGGAGGGAGACCCGGGTCGGCGCGTCGGGGACCTCGTCGGGGAGGCCGTCGGTGCGGTGGTACCGGAGGGCACCGCTGGGGCAGCGGTGGATGACCTCGGCGACCTCGTCGGCGGAGGCGTTACCGGGCACGATCCAGGGCTTGCGCCCCACCTCGAACACGGCGGGCAGGCCCCGGACGCACTCGGCCGCGTGCAGGCAGCGGTGGGCGTCGTAGCTGACGGTGATGCCCTCACCGTCGTACGACCTGGCCGCAGGGGGCGGGGGCGGTTCACTGGTCACCGCTGGCCTCCTGGATCTGCTCGGCCGGATCCGCTCGGGGCTCCGTGCTCCGCACTTCCGTGCGGGCCCCTCCAGCGTCTCCCGAGTACACCGGCTTCGCCAACTGGCGTGTCACCGTGCCCCGGTTGCCCGAGGTGCGGGGCGTCGTGATGAGCGCGGGCAACCAGGCCGTCAAGGCGCTGCTCACCCCGATCACGGACGAGCTGCTGAAGGTCGGGATTCCGGGCGCGGCCCACGTGCTGGTGCAGCCGTACCGAGTGGTCGAGGACCAGGGGTGGCGGGGCGGGTTCAGTCGAGTGCCGCCACCCCGTCGAGTTCCACCATCGCCTGTTCGTCCCAGAGTCTGACGACGCCGATCACGGCCATGGCCGGGTAGTCGCGTCCTGCCGACCGCCGCCAGATCCGGCCCAGTTCGGACGCGTGCTCCCGGTAGTCGGCGACATCCGTGGCGTACACGGTGACCCTCGCCAGCCCTGCCGGGGTGCCGCCCGCCGCGCGCAGGGCGGTGAGCAGGTTGCCGAGGGCCTGCTCGAACTGCTCGGGCAGGGTGTCCCCGACCACCTTCCCGGCCTCGTCGAGGGCGGTCTGGCCGGCGAGGAAGACCAGACGGCCGCCCGTGACGGTGACGGCGTGCGAGAAGCCCGTGGGCGGGGAGAGTTCGGCGGGGTTGATCCGGTTGACCGGGTTCATACGGACGGCTCCTGGGTCGCGTACAGCTGCTTGGCGATGATCGTGCGCTGCACCTCGCTGGCACCCTCGTAGATCCGGGGCGCGCGGACCTCCCGGTAGAGGTGTTCGAGCAGGTGGCCGCGGCGCAGGGCGCGGGCGCCGTGCAGCTGGACGGCGGCGTCGACGACGTACTGCGCGGTCTCGGTTGCGTACAGCTTCGCCATGGCGGCGCGTCCGGGCACGCCGTCCTCGCCCGCGTCGTACGCCGCGG belongs to Streptomyces finlayi and includes:
- a CDS encoding Na+/H+ antiporter subunit A — translated: MTALIVCHFVLAACAGPLVRRLGRRAFLVLAVPPAAATVWAAVRWEGAASGEPVSWSWQWMPAYDVSVSLRLDALAELMVLLAAGIGTLVLLYCASYFDDDAPGLAGFAGNLLAFAGAMLALVLADDLISLYVFWELTTVFSFLLIGYGSERKSNRRSALQALTVTASGGLAMLVGFLIIGQTAGTYRISTIVADPPEATPAVSVAVVLVLCGALSKSAIWPFSLWLPNAMAAPTPVSAYLHAAAMVKAGVYLVARLAPAFADVPVWRPVVLVLGAATMLLGGWRALRLHDLKLVLAYGTVSQLGFLTVLAGAGNRDAALAAAVMILGHALFKAPLFLVTGIVDHAAGTRDLRRLSGVGRALPHVCAVAVLAAASMAALPPFLGFAAKEAAFEALLEGNPVDRWVLAATVVGSALTTAYTVRFVWGAFARKPGVPDTPVHRVGQAFLAPPALLAVCGLVLGPGVGWTDRLFAAYADTFPAPAHPYHLSLWHGFGIALLLSVLAWAGGAVLFAGRSTVTRISRRIAWPTADSVFGHLLLGLERLALQITGFVQRGSLTGYLATILAVLLAGQLAVLVTDRPWRGVAGPRLWDVPLQGAVAVLTCAAGLSCLTVSRRMKGVVLAGLTGYGAALLFVVQGAPDLALTQFCVETVSMVVFVLVLRRMPVRFEESVSAWRRAARIPLALAAAGTVGVVVWVAAAARTAEPAGAAMVEETARHGLKDVVATILVDLRSWDTMGESAVLAAAAIGVTSLIYRHRRSEGPMAQEDLRGRTAWSLTTSRLTGLPHGDESAPERSWLAAGETLAPEHRSVVLEVTARLLFHPILVLSVYLLFCAENMPGGGFVAGLVAGVALIIRYLAGGRFELAEAAPLQPGLFTGLGLILTTGVALLGLVKGTVLLAWSHKGHLPVFGDYHLGSTVLFDAGVYLLVLGVVLDIVRALGAKIDRQIERAAGVPTEAGNPAGGAGR
- a CDS encoding (4Fe-4S)-binding protein; the protein is MTSEPPPPPAARSYDGEGITVSYDAHRCLHAAECVRGLPAVFEVGRKPWIVPGNASADEVAEVIHRCPSGALRYHRTDGLPDEVPDAPTRVSLHSDGVLHLRGNLEVVTAQGPRHETRVMLCGCRRTGHAPYCDHSGDCARHI
- a CDS encoding RidA family protein, whose product is MNPVNRINPAELSPPTGFSHAVTVTGGRLVFLAGQTALDEAGKVVGDTLPEQFEQALGNLLTALRAAGGTPAGLARVTVYATDVADYREHASELGRIWRRSAGRDYPAMAVIGVVRLWDEQAMVELDGVAALD